A section of the Oncorhynchus gorbuscha isolate QuinsamMale2020 ecotype Even-year linkage group LG06, OgorEven_v1.0, whole genome shotgun sequence genome encodes:
- the LOC124038235 gene encoding DNA-directed RNA polymerases I and III subunit RPAC1-like isoform X1 has translation MAATMSNVDEIRNRVILGEFDIKNVHTTDYPGNYPGYDDTWNLQKFQKNFRIDVVQMDETSLEFDMVGIDAALANAFRRILLAEVPTMAVEKVLIYNNTSIIQDEILAHRLGLIPIKADPRLFEYRSAGDEEGTEIDTIQLQLKIKCTRNPRATKDSADPRELYLNHMVYSKDMKWAPIGNQADVFADANIGPVHGDILLAQLRPGQELDIVMHCVKGIGQDHAKFSPVATASYRLLPEITLMETVEGEKAERLKRCFSPGVIEVENHGGKVVAKVVNSRLDTCSREVLRHDDLKNAVKLARVRDHFIFSVESTGILAPDVLVTEAIKVLMTKCQRFLSELDSTEME, from the exons ATGGCAGCGACCATGAGCAACGTGGATGAAATTCGGAATAGAGTGATATTAGGTGAATTTGATATAAAAAAT GTTCATACAACAGATTACCCTGGCAATTATCCTGGCTACGATGACACATGGAACTTGCAGAAATTTCAAAAG AATTTCAGAATCGACGTGGTGCAAATGGATGAGACTTCTCTGGAGTTCGACATGGTGGGCATAGATGCTGCTCTCGCCAATGCCTTTCGAAGGATATTGCTTGCAGAG GTCCCCACCATGGCTGTTGAGAAGGTGCTTATTTACAACAACACATCTATCATTCAGGATGAGATCCTTGCCCACAGGCTGGGCTTGATCCCTATCAAGGCTGACCCACGACTGTTCGAGTACAGAAGCGCAG GGGACGAGGAAGGCACAGAAATCGACACAATTCAACTTCAACTGAAGATCAAATGCACCAGGAACCCCAGAGCCACCAAAGACTCCGCTGACCCCCGGGAACTTTACCTGAATCACATGG TGTACTCTAAGGACATGAAGTGGGCCCCTATTGGGAACCAAGCTGATGTGTTTGCAGATGCCAACATCGGTCCAGTACATGGGGACATCCTTCTGGCGCAGCTCCGGCCTGGACAGGAGCTGGATATAGTCATGCACTGTGTGAAAGGCATTG GTCAAGATCACGCCAAGTTTTCACCTGTGGCTACAGCCAGTTACAGACTCCTTCCTGAGATCACACTAATGGAAACAGTGGAGGGGGAGAAAGCAGAGCGACTAAAACGCTGCTTCTCACCTGGAGTCATTGAAGTGGAGAACCATGGGG GAAAGGTTGTTGCCAAGGTGGTGAACAGCCGCTTAGATACCTGCAGTAGGGAGGTTCTCCGACATGACGACCTCAAGAATGCTGTGAAACTTGCAAGAGTGCGGGACCATTTTATCT TTTCTGTAGAATCCACTGGCATCCTGGCACCTGATGTCCTGGTCACAGAGGCCATCAAAGTTCTCATGACCAAGTGTCAGCGATTCCTCAGTGAACTCGATTCTACAGAGATGGAATAA
- the LOC124038236 gene encoding dual specificity protein phosphatase 13-like, whose product MASEGVSSTVSSKTGELLGCVSGVSGSCDTGQSCECEPDVCEPPSLKELEEVLHSAQSSCRHGDEVWPNLYLGDMYMSHNKYELWKLGITHVLNAAHGKMCCKGSDDYYGTTVSYYGVPANDLPTFDLSPFFHPAAQFIHQALKSGGKVLVHCAVGVSRSAALVLAFLMIHHHHPLLAAIRLVQQKRWVFPNRGFLMQLINLDYTLHTERRD is encoded by the exons ATGGCCAGTGAGGGAGTTTCAAGCACAGTGTCCAGCAAGACAGGTGAGCTACTGGGTTGTGTGTCAGGTGTCTCAGGCTCATGTGACACTGGGCAGAGTTGTGAATGTGAGCCAGATGTGTGTGAGCCTCCATCTCTAAAGGAGCTGGAGGAGGTGCTACATTCAGCCCAGAGCTCCTGTAGGCACGGAGACGAGGTGTGGCCCAACCTATACCTGGGGGATAT GTATATGTCTCATAACAAGTATGAGCTGTGGAAGTTGGGCATCACTCATGTCCTGAATGCAGCCCATGGTAAGATGTGTTGTAAAGGCAGTGATGATTACTACGGTACCACAGTCAGCTATTACGGTGTTCCTGCCAATGACCTACCCACctttgacctctcacctttcttTCACCCTGCTGCTCAGTTCATCCACCAGGCATTAAAGTCAGGAG GCAAGGTGTTAGTGCACTGTGCTGTAGGAGTGAGTCGGTCGGCTGCGTTGGTCCTAGCCTTCCTCATgatccatcatcatcatcctctgcTGGCAGCCATCCGGCTGGTGCAGCAAAAAAGATGGGTGTTCCCCAACAGAGGCTTCCTAATGCAGCTTATTAACCTGGACTACACTCTTCACACAGAGAGAAGggactga
- the LOC124038234 gene encoding F-box only protein 28-like: MAAVVERVEGGFGALDCDSALPRLCTPPPDQLHQNNPLLGLPIVAIETILNFLSYDEISLLRLVCKRMDMINQRMLNQGFLKVERYHSLCQRQVKAQLPRRESERRNHSLARHADILAAVETRLSLLNMTFMKYVDSGLCCFIPGKVIDEIYRVLRYVNSTRAPQRAHEVLQELRDISSMAMEYFDEKIVPILKKRLPGADLSGRLIGSAPVAGPSTSLTTMSLLAKNTPSRSEMTKVQQQVKVNGASMTVLRRENQEVRVKQLEQQKQLQDQEQKLLEQTQVIGEQNARLAELEHKLRELMDSAVGGGARPAVAASTTAASSTTGSSAVATTSSAAVATATSAVGSPPLKRTRKSSDLPRQSKRLRSKK, translated from the exons ATGGCTGCCGTTGTAGAAAGAGTCGAGGGAGGTTTTGGAGCCCTGGATTGCGACTCGGCGTTACCGAGATTGTGTACACCACCACCGGATCAACTACATCAGAACAACCCGCTTTTAGGACTTCCCATTGTGGCGATTGAGACTATTCTCAATTTCCTGTCTTACGACGAAATCAGCCTGCTACGCTTG GTATGCAAGCGCATGGACATGATCAATCAGCGAATGCTGAACCAAGGCTTCCTCAAGGTGGAGCGTTACCACAGCCTGTGCCAGAGGCAGGTCAAAGCCCAGCTTCCAAG GCGGGAGTCGGAGCGGAGGAACCACTCACTGGCCCGTCACGCTGACATCCTGGCTGCTGTAGAAACGCGTCTCTCGCTACTCAACATGACCTTCATGAAATATGTGGACTCCGGTCTTTGCTGCTTCATCCCTGGCAAG GTGATTGATGAGATCTACCGTGTGCTGCGCTATGTGAACTCTACACGTGCGCCCCAGCGGGCTCATGAGGTGCTGCAAGAGCTACGGGACATCTCTTCCATGGCCATGGAGTACTTTGATGAGAAGATCGTCCCCATCCTGAAAAAAAGGCTTCCTGGGGCTGACCTGTCAGGGCGCCTCATCGGATCTGCCCCAG TGGCCGGCCCCTCCACCTCCCTGACCACCATGTCCCTGCTGGCCAAGAACACGCCGTCACGCTCTGAGATGACCAAGGTGCAGCAGCAGGTAAAGGTGAACGGGGCGTCCATGACGGTGCTGCGGCGGGAGAATCAGGAGGTGCGCGTCaagcagctggagcagcaaaagcaGCTGCAGGACCAGGAGCAGAAGTTGCTGGAGCAGACTCAGGTTATCGGGGAGCAGAACGCCCGGCTGGCTGAGCTGGAGCACAAGCTCAGGGAACTGATGGACAGTGCGGTGGGGGGAGGTGCCAGGCCGGCCGTAGCCGCCTCCACCACAGCAGCTTCTTCCACGACGGGCTCTTCTGCTGTCGCCACGACGTCTTCTGCTGCCGTCGCCACGGCAACCAGTGCGGTGGGTAGCCCACCCTTGAAACGCACCAGGAAGAGCTCAGACCTCCCGCGCCAGTCCAAACGCCTGCGCAGCAAGAAATAG
- the LOC124038235 gene encoding DNA-directed RNA polymerases I and III subunit RPAC1-like isoform X2 — protein sequence MDETSLEFDMVGIDAALANAFRRILLAEVPTMAVEKVLIYNNTSIIQDEILAHRLGLIPIKADPRLFEYRSAGDEEGTEIDTIQLQLKIKCTRNPRATKDSADPRELYLNHMVYSKDMKWAPIGNQADVFADANIGPVHGDILLAQLRPGQELDIVMHCVKGIGQDHAKFSPVATASYRLLPEITLMETVEGEKAERLKRCFSPGVIEVENHGGKVVAKVVNSRLDTCSREVLRHDDLKNAVKLARVRDHFIFSVESTGILAPDVLVTEAIKVLMTKCQRFLSELDSTEME from the exons ATGGATGAGACTTCTCTGGAGTTCGACATGGTGGGCATAGATGCTGCTCTCGCCAATGCCTTTCGAAGGATATTGCTTGCAGAG GTCCCCACCATGGCTGTTGAGAAGGTGCTTATTTACAACAACACATCTATCATTCAGGATGAGATCCTTGCCCACAGGCTGGGCTTGATCCCTATCAAGGCTGACCCACGACTGTTCGAGTACAGAAGCGCAG GGGACGAGGAAGGCACAGAAATCGACACAATTCAACTTCAACTGAAGATCAAATGCACCAGGAACCCCAGAGCCACCAAAGACTCCGCTGACCCCCGGGAACTTTACCTGAATCACATGG TGTACTCTAAGGACATGAAGTGGGCCCCTATTGGGAACCAAGCTGATGTGTTTGCAGATGCCAACATCGGTCCAGTACATGGGGACATCCTTCTGGCGCAGCTCCGGCCTGGACAGGAGCTGGATATAGTCATGCACTGTGTGAAAGGCATTG GTCAAGATCACGCCAAGTTTTCACCTGTGGCTACAGCCAGTTACAGACTCCTTCCTGAGATCACACTAATGGAAACAGTGGAGGGGGAGAAAGCAGAGCGACTAAAACGCTGCTTCTCACCTGGAGTCATTGAAGTGGAGAACCATGGGG GAAAGGTTGTTGCCAAGGTGGTGAACAGCCGCTTAGATACCTGCAGTAGGGAGGTTCTCCGACATGACGACCTCAAGAATGCTGTGAAACTTGCAAGAGTGCGGGACCATTTTATCT TTTCTGTAGAATCCACTGGCATCCTGGCACCTGATGTCCTGGTCACAGAGGCCATCAAAGTTCTCATGACCAAGTGTCAGCGATTCCTCAGTGAACTCGATTCTACAGAGATGGAATAA